Proteins found in one Quercus robur chromosome 2, dhQueRobu3.1, whole genome shotgun sequence genomic segment:
- the LOC126698549 gene encoding stress response protein NST1-like, with the protein MRREQKGKDVVDAGKSRPTREEDAQRAVKQQKTSHPIQRGQERSDIQPPEPQAWLPAPIHSGEPYEMMHLLGTSTVIQNTFRQDEMLNNCYNQLDDERKKRASVVQTLTISEQDLVAAKKKLAVEEQARKSADSALEGFQKQAKDQRKRLREANEELKAAREHVAVLKKHLEETQKLREQAEKSREEAERAKAEAEQATNEAEQKGYEIGVAETEETLKAEVPMVCCICCDQTWDEALNQAGVEASSKLRKAENVFYSTAIRTSAPPSSQAEDIPSTTNPNQEVLPQNLPPPSQPEPAKETNAPPEAPLDKTAAASEAEVASQGFQQNLASIVMPGGGATKDKEGVTTSEADKSANQAPKLQIKLKK; encoded by the exons ATGCGCAGGGAGCAGAAAGGGAAGGATGTGGTGGATGCTGGAAAATCTCGTCCGACCCGCGAGGAGGATGCCCAGCGAGCTGTAAAGCAGCAGAAAACTAGCCACCCTATTCAGCGAGGCCAGGAGAGGTCTGACATTCAACCTCCTGAGCCACAAGCATGGTTGCCAGCACCCATACACAGTGGGGAGCCCTATGAGATGATGCATCTATTAGGGACTTCAACG gttatccaaaacacttttagGCAGGATGAGATGCTCAATAACTGCTACAATCAGCTAGACGATGAAAGGAAGAAACGGGCGTCGGTTGTACAAACTTTGACAATATCCGAGCAAGACTTGGTGGCTGCGAAGAAGAAATTAGCCGTTGAGGAGCAAGCTCGCAAAAGCGCTGACTCGGCCTTAGAGGGTTTCCAAAAACAAGCTAAGGACCAGAGAAAGCGTTTGCGCGAAGCAAATGAGGAATTGAAGGCTGCTCGGGAGCACGTGGCAGTTCTTAAAAAGCACCtggaggaaacccaaaaattaagggaGCAAGCTGAAAAGTCTCGGGAGGAAGCAGAGAGGGCAAAGGCCGAGGCCGAACAGGCAACGAATGAGGCTGAACAGAAAGGCTATGAAATTGGGGTGGCTGAGACGGAGGAGACACTAAAGGCAGAGGTGCCAATGGTGTGTTGCATTTGCTGCGACCAAACTTGGGATGAAGCTCTTAACcaagctggggttgaggcttcatccAAGTTAAGGAAGGCAGAGAATGTGTTCTACTCTACAGCAATCCGCACCTCGGCTCCTCCATCCAGTCAAGCTGAAGACATTCCCTCAACCACTAATCCTAATCAGGAGGTTTTGCCTCAAAATCTTCCTCCTCCTAGCCAACCAGAACCAGCTAAAGAGACTAATGCCCCTCCAGAAGCCCCCTTGGACAAGACTGCAGCAGCTTCTGAGGCAGAGGTAGCCTCTCAAGGCTTTCAACAAAATTTGGCTTCCATAGTCATGCCAGGTGGGGGAGCTACTAAGGACAAAGAGGGAGTCACTACCTCGGAGGCAGATAAATCAGCCAACCAAGCTCCCAAGCTCCAAATTAAGTTGAAAAAATAg
- the LOC126713589 gene encoding probable choline kinase 1 — protein sequence MAIKTNGFVKGCLPEELKKVLQSVAASWGDVMDDMETLQVIQLSGAMTNEVYQLNWPTKNGELIRKVLVRVYGEGVDVFFNRDDEIRTFEFLSDHGQGPRLLGRFPDGRVEEFIHARTLRAGDLRDPEISALIAAKMREFHKLEIPGPKNVLLWERMRNWLSQANRLCSPQDAKEFGLDTLAEEIRMLEKQLSRDCQNVGFCHNDLQYGNIMMDEESRSITIIDYEYASYNPIAYDIANHFCEMAANYHSETPHVLDYSKYPGLEERQRFVYNYLSSAGNLPSDTEVEQLVHDVEKYSLANHLFWGLWGIISDYVNKIDFDYLEYARQRFHQYRLRKPALLGSSGMPCNGENYMCKGDTPIPITPNTIFL from the exons ATGGCCATAAAGACAAATGGGTTTGTCAAAGGTTGTCTTCCTGAAGAGCTGAAGAAAGTGCTTCAATCAGTTGCTGCAAGCTGGGGAGATGTGATGGACGATATGGAGACTTTACAGGTGATCCAATTAAGCGGTGCAATGACTAATGAGGTTTATCAGTTAAACTGGCCAACAAAGAATGGTGAGCTTATCAGAAAGGTGTTGGTTCGGGTTTATGGAGAAGGTGTGGATGTTTTCTTTAACAGGGATGATGAGATTAGAACGTTTGAGTTCTTGTCCGACCATGGTCAGGGGCCACGCCTTCTCGGCCGCTTCCCCGATGGCCGCGTCGAAGAATTCATTCATGCCAGG ACATTGAGAGCTGGTGACCTCCGAGATCCTGAAATTTCTGCCCTCATAGCAGCTAAGATGAGAGAGTTCCATAAACTTGAGATACCTGGTCCAAAGAATGTACTCCTTTGGGAAAGAATGAG GAACTGGCTCTCTCAGGCAAACAGATTGTGTTCACCCCAAGATGCAAAGGAATTTGGCTTGGACACTCTAGCAGAGGAAATTAGGATGCTAGAGAAGCAGTTGTCAAGGGACTGTCAAAATGTTGGATTTTGTCACAATGACCTGCAATATGGTAACATAATGATGGATGAAGAATCAAGATCAATCACTATTATT GATTATGAATACGCAAGTTACAACCCTATTGCTTATGACATTGCGAATCACTTTTGTGAAATGGCAGCAAACTACCATTCTGAGACACCTCATGTTTTAGACTACAGTAAATACCCAg GTTTGGAGGAACGGCAAAGATTTGTATACAATTATCTGAGTTCTGCAG GCAACCTACCCAGTGACACAGAAGTGGAGCAGCTAGTCCATGATGTGGAGAAGTACTCTCTTGCAAACCATCTCTTTTGGGGCTTATGGGGAATTATTTCA GATTATGTAAATAAGATTGATTTTGACTACTTGGAGTATGCAAGGCAAAGATTTCATCAGTACCGGTTGAGGAAACCAGCATTATTGGGTTCTTCAGGCATGCCCTGCAATGGAGAAAATTATATGTGTAAAGGCGATACACCTATCCCCATTACACCCAATACCATCTTCCTGTGA